In Anas acuta chromosome 6, bAnaAcu1.1, whole genome shotgun sequence, the following are encoded in one genomic region:
- the STK11IP gene encoding serine/threonine-protein kinase 11-interacting protein — MAEAAVRGLALLLRDAGDVVLEGSSTLTLPAGTLQHLTRLLEQLLGPREQARGFVALPSHPAETAAVLQAQFLFDVLQKTRSLKLIHVPNCVLQSTVKIFPFKSLRHLELRSVPPHCLRGLRFVYSQLESLTCCKCISTLEEIISACGGDLSCALPWLELHTVNFSYNSITALDDSLQLLNALRVLDLSHNKVQDCELYLTTLTELEYLNLAYNFLSKVPNLGIFSRSKLVTLILRNNELDSINGVEQLVNLQHLDVAYNLLLEHAQLAPLSTLHYLKKLHLEGNPLWFHQNHRSATLVHLSPRAASSNFLLDGEPLSSSDLMHLPKFVQSVSQSIHTSTSERTVLDRSALDSSCAADFSDSQSPAENVAVRLPRKKCKGKVKVRRASISEPSDTEHESQTVPLSAGLVLQHQKEMERMDSFRDRFGVDWLQYKRLEERDQLPVICRSRSADEISGRPAAADLQSENVEAEQVKPQASPKESSPAVDDTQKEEDLEVDEHGGGELRGKEEADELMLGEEEDEKPEVDLCQPVLVSQIEGEGDPELDWIFLRVTARHVIEVELKAARVLHKLELKCLQKIETSEMNWKRMDLERVFPVLTLHFSYIRKDRQKRKYVVLDDCPEQCLQCVLEVLSPAVEENRQNQDQEKGSMRLQCLKCKHEFLQSLSPWQQGPYPAQAGDTKSLETLVASNQDAAAGGEPIACPSCSSDHVVILPSEVCSSTPLPPSRDGTSEDLSNSLLEGGSQQEGPEEAPALASESGKFYIGGEDSSEVDTSTSTRTPELSGEHDGTLHSASRSLDGVCGNKELSMKSQHFSLSRTDTNGGSMMGSYHYSVSRGPTPSQLSLNSESEETWNLSPPANGALNTRDFRSVDHRLKLYLDMEVFEENDEEFQCFLKVAMVKFGRQGEFLSILVASDLRIYVLEVTGVIRGQPAEWLKKNDSHYLSDVSHLEVGLCHQSLRIEFENPKASYNLLIRNQSCCDQFLQTLTCLIQELPAKHSNKVKEIPTVEMNPQHWLWPLLDSKTTGSAAADGTCFFYLLAYLIQGASAFPVTLLSTRSMLFLLEENHQWQVQPPLDADREAEMPSRSNIHLKEKQPISSISNVITYRLCPCDIKLMLYDEVLKVESTWHIRTECPELLVELVEWIRGPWEEMFSIELRRAVYEGLE; from the exons atggcggAGGCGGCGGTGCGCGGCCTGGCGCTGCTGCTGCGCGACGCCG GGGACGTGGTGCTGGAGGGCTCGAGCACGCTGACGCTGCCGGCCGGCACCCTGCAGCACCTGACgcggctgctggagcagctgctgggcccCCGCGAGCAGGCCCGCGGCTTCGTGGCGCTGCCCTCGCACCCCGCCGAGACGGCCGCCGTGCTGCAGGCGCAGTTCCTCTTCGACGTCCTGCAGAAGACGCGGTCCCTCAAG CTCATTCATGTTCCGAACTGTGTTTTGCAATCTACTGTGAAGATCTTCCCTTTCAAGTCCCTCCGGCATTTGGAA TTGAGGTCTGTCCCTCCACACTGCCTGCGGGGTCTGCGATTTGTCTATTCTCAGCTGGAGTCTTTAACCTGTTGCAAATGTATCAGCACACTGGAG GAAATCATTTCAGCATGTGGTGGAGATCTGAGCTGTGCTCTCCCCTGGCTGGAACTGCATACCGTCAACTTCAGCTACAACTCCATCACTGCCTTGGATGACTCACTG CAATTACTAAATGCTCTGAGAGTCTTGGATTTGAGTCATAACAAGGTCCAGGATTGCGAGCTCTATTTAACG ACCCTTACAGAACTTGAGTACCTCAATCTGGCTTATAACTTCCTGTCCAAAGTGCCAAACCTTGGCATCTTCAGCCGATCCAAGCTGGTGACTCTGATCTTGCGCAACAATGAACTTGACAGCATTAATG gGGTTGAACAGCTGGTGAATCTGCAGCACCTGGATGTGGCCTATaacctgctgctggagcatgCCCAGTTGGCACCATTGTCCACTCTGCACTATCTAAAAAAA CTGCACCTAGAGGGAAACCCATTATGGTTCCATCAAAACCACCGGTCTGCAACCCTTGTACATTTGTCTCCCAGAGCAGCTTCCTCCAAT TTCCTCTTGGATGGAGAACCACTCTCTTCCTCGGACCTAATG CACCTTCCAAAATTTGTGCAAAGTGTATCCCAGTCCATCCACACATCTACCTCAGAGAGGACCGTGCTGGACCGCAGTGCTCTGGACAGTTCCTGTGCTGCAGACTTCAGTGACAGCCAGTCCCCAGCAGAGAATGTGGCTGTCAGGCTCCCTCGGAAGAAGTGCAAG GGGAAAGTCAAAGTGCGCAGAGCGAGCATTTCAGAGCCCAGTGACACGGAACATGAGTCCCAGACTGTGCCTCTCTCTGCTG GCCTGGTTTTACAGCATCAGAAGGAGATGGAACGCATGGACAGCTTCAGAGATCGCTTCGGTGTTGACTGGCTGCAGTACAAGAGACTGGAGGAGCGTGACCAACTACCTGTCATCTGCCGGAGCCGTTCTGCGGATGAGATCTCAGGcagacctgcagcagcagactTGCAGAGTGAGAACGTTGAAGCAGAGCAAGTAAAACCCCAAGCATCCCCAAAAGAATCCTCTCCTGCTGTAGATGATACTCAGAAGGAGGAAGACCTTGAAGTGGATGAGCATGGGGGAGGAGAACtgagaggaaaagaggaggcagATGAGCTAATGCTGGGGGAAGAAGAAGATGAGAAGCCGGAAG TGGACCTTTGCCAGCCAGTGCTGGTGAGCCAAATAGAAGGTGAAGGGGACCCGGAGTTAGACTGGATCTTCCTGCGGGTCACAGCTAGGCATGTGATCGAGGTAGAACTGAAGGCTGCCAGAGTCCTCCACAAGCTGGAACTGAAATGCCTGCAGAAGATAGAGACCTCTGAGATGAACTGGAAGAGGATG GACCTGGAGCGAGTTTTCCCTGTCCTCACATTGCACTTCAGCTACATTCGGAAGGACCGGCAGAAGCGCAAATACGTGGTGCTGGATGACTGCCCAGAGCAGTGTCTGCAG TGTGTGCTTGAAGTGTTGTCCCCAGCTGTGGAAGAGAATCGGCAAAATCAGGACCAGGAGAAAGGATCCATGAGGCTCCAGTGCCTGAAATGCAAGCATGAGTTTTtgcagtccctgtctccctggCAGCAAGGTCCTTATCCTGCACAGGCTGGAGACACCAAAAGCCTGGAGACCCTAGTTGCCTCAAATCAAG atgctgcagcaggtggTGAGCCCATCGCCTGTCCCAGCTGTTCCAGTGACCATGTGGTCATCCTGCCTTCGGAGGTATGCTCCAGCACGCCCCTGCCTCCCAGCCGTGATGGCACAAGTGAGGACCTGTCAAACTCCCTCCTGGAAGGGGGCAGCCAGCAGGAGGGCCCAGAGGAAGCACCTGCTCTGGCCAGTGAGAGTGGGAAGTTCTACATCGGTGGGGAGGACAGCTCGGAGGTGGataccagcaccagcaccaggacCCCGGAGCTGAGTGGCGAGCACGACGGCACTCTCCATTCCGCTTCCCGCAGTTTGGATGGGGTCTGTGGGAATAAGGAGCTGAGCATGAAGAGCCAGCACTTCTCCCTCAGCCGCACGGACACCAACGGGGGCAGCATGATGGGGAGCTATCATTACAGCGTTTCTCGCGGGCCCActccttcccagctctctctgAACTCCGAGTCAGAGGAAACGTGGAACCTCAGTCCCC CTGCTAACGGCGCCCTGAACACGAGGGATTTCCGTTCTGTGGATCACCGCCTGAAGCTCTACCTGGACATGGAGGTTTTTGAGGAGAACGATGAGGAGTTCCAGTGCTTCCTCAAg GTGGCCATGGTGAAATTCGGCCGACAAGGAGAGTTCCTCTCCATCCTGGTTGCCTCTGACCTCAGAATCTATGTGCTGGAAGTCACTGGGGTTATCAG GGGACAACCTGCGGAGTGGCTGAAGAAGAACGACTCTCACTACCTGTCCGATGTTTCCCATCTGGAAGTGGGACTCTGCCACCAGAGCTTGCGAATAGAGTTTGAGAACCCCAAAGCCTCCTACAACCTGCTGATCCGGAACCAAAGCTGCTGTGACCAGTTTCTGCAGACCCTGACAT GTCTCATACAAGAGCTGCCTGCCAAGCACAGCAATAAGGTGAAGGAAATCCCCACTGTGGAAATGAATCCACAACATTGGCTATG GCCTCTGCTGGATTCCAAGACCACAggttctgcagctgcagatggCACTTGCTTCTTCTACCTGCTGGCATACCTGATCCAAG GGGCATCTGCTTTCCCTGTGACCCTGCTGAGCACCCGAAGCATGTTGTTTCTGCTGGAGGAGAATCACCAGTGGCAGGTGCAGCCTCCTTTGGATGCAGATCGTGAGGCAGAAATGCCTTCCAGGAGCAATATCCACTTGAAGGAGAAGCAGCCGATCAGCAGTATCAGCAATGTCATAACCTATCGCCTGTGTCCTTGCGACATCAAGCTGATGCTGTATGATGAG gTGCTGAAGGTGGAGAGCACGTGGCACATCCGCACCGAGTGCCCTGAGCTCCTGGTAGAGCTGGTGGAGTGGATCCGCGGGCCCTGGGAGGAGATGTTCTCTATCGAGCTGCGGAGGGCTGTGTATGAGGGCCTGGAGTGA